Below is a window of Syntrophomonas wolfei subsp. wolfei str. Goettingen G311 DNA.
AAAAATGGAAATTACCCCCATGGCAATAAGATCTCTCTGAGCAAAATGCAACTTGTGCACCCTGCTATAATTCTGACCATCGCTAGTATAACACCTGCTTTCCATAGCCCAAGCCAGGTCGGTGGCTCTCTGCAAAGAAGCAGCTAGAAGGGGAATTAACAGTGCCATTACGGTTCGCAAGCGGATGGATAATGAGCCAGAATCAAACTGGGCCCCTCTGGATTTTTGGGCTTGAACTATATGCTCCGCTTCCTCGGTGATGGTGGGAATAAAACGCAGGGCAATGTTTATTATCATGGCAAACTGCTGTACCGGGAAACGCAAGGATTTTAATGGGGAAAGCAAGGATTCGAGCCCAGCTGAAATTTTGAGGGTAGAGGTAGTCATGGTTAAGAGACTGGCGCTCAAGAATAATATTACCAATCGC
It encodes the following:
- a CDS encoding energy-coupling factor transporter transmembrane component T family protein; protein product: MITGQYIMGDSIIHCLDPRTKLIGCLVLIVVAVWPRQTITILLFNLAFIIIVIYFAEVGVGRVLRGLRSLKLIFLLTFICQVFLTRGDPLWNWGSIVITRQGIDLGINTFLRLVILFLSASLLTMTTSTLKISAGLESLLSPLKSLRFPVQQFAMIINIALRFIPTITEEAEHIVQAQKSRGAQFDSGSLSIRLRTVMALLIPLLAASLQRATDLAWAMESRCYTSDGQNYSRVHKLHFAQRDLIAMGVISIFLLLAIL